In Lysobacter firmicutimachus, one genomic interval encodes:
- a CDS encoding glycosyltransferase family 9 protein — MTQSPLSSSPSLCLLRLSALGDVTHVVPLVHTLRAARPQASIVWLIGKGERRLLDGLEGVEFVEYDKKTGLAGMRAVRRALRQRELPGGRFEALLQMQVAARANLLSAFVPARRRIGYDRSRSKDLHGLFVNERIADRPGIHVLDAIGSFCEPLGLRQTEVRWDLPVPDEAREWARAQWPQDGVPTLLISPCSSHVLRNWRSERYAAVADHAAGQGWRVVLCGGRSQLERDTADAILAAMRHPALDLVGKDTLKQLPALLERGHLLMTPDSGPMHIANAMGTKVLGLHAASNPARSGPYSDRRYCADRYDDAARKYLGKPAAEIGWGRKIEHAGVMDLITVEDGIAAFERYRADHPAAGA, encoded by the coding sequence GTGACCCAATCGCCTCTCAGTTCTTCGCCTTCCCTGTGCCTGCTGCGCCTGTCGGCGCTGGGCGACGTGACCCATGTCGTGCCGCTGGTCCACACCCTGCGCGCGGCGCGGCCGCAGGCCTCGATCGTGTGGCTGATCGGCAAGGGCGAGCGACGCCTGCTCGACGGCCTGGAGGGGGTCGAGTTCGTCGAATACGACAAGAAGACCGGCTTGGCCGGGATGCGCGCGGTCCGCCGCGCGCTGCGCCAGCGCGAACTGCCCGGCGGGCGCTTCGAGGCGCTGCTGCAGATGCAGGTGGCCGCGCGCGCCAACCTGCTGTCGGCCTTCGTCCCGGCCCGGCGCAGGATCGGCTACGACCGCTCGCGCTCCAAGGACCTGCACGGCCTGTTCGTCAACGAACGCATCGCCGACCGGCCCGGCATCCACGTGCTCGACGCGATCGGCAGCTTCTGCGAGCCGCTCGGCCTGCGCCAGACCGAGGTGCGCTGGGACTTGCCGGTGCCCGACGAGGCGCGCGAATGGGCGCGCGCGCAATGGCCGCAGGACGGCGTGCCGACCTTGCTGATTTCGCCCTGCTCCAGCCATGTCCTGCGCAATTGGCGCAGCGAACGCTACGCCGCGGTCGCCGACCACGCCGCCGGCCAGGGCTGGCGGGTGGTGCTGTGCGGCGGCCGCAGCCAGCTCGAACGCGACACCGCCGACGCCATCCTCGCCGCCATGCGCCATCCGGCCTTGGATCTGGTCGGCAAGGACACGCTCAAGCAACTGCCGGCCCTGCTCGAACGCGGCCACCTGCTGATGACTCCCGACTCCGGACCGATGCACATCGCCAACGCGATGGGCACCAAGGTGTTGGGCCTGCACGCGGCCAGCAACCCGGCGCGCAGCGGGCCCTACAGCGACCGCCGCTACTGCGCCGACCGCTACGACGACGCCGCGCGCAAGTACCTCGGCAAGCCCGCGGCGGAGATCGGCTGGGGCCGCAAGATCGAGCACGCCGGGGTGATGGACCTGATCACGGTCGAGGACGGCATCGCCGCGTTCGAGCGCTATCGCGCCGACCACCCCGCCGCCGGCGCATGA
- the moaA gene encoding GTP 3',8-cyclase MoaA: MPLDRLGRPLRDLRLSVIDACNFRCPYCMPAERVGDDYGLDAAGRLSFDQIETLVRGFVRVGVRKLRLTGGEPLLRKRLPELIARLAAIPGLDDLALTTNGSLLARHARALREAGLRRLTVSLDALDPDLFRRLSGGRGEVADVLAGLDAAHAAGFGAIKLNCVVQRGVNEDQVLPLVERFRAGGDVLRFIEYMDVGNCNGWSQAGVVPSQALRDRIHARWPLRALDANYRGEVASRYGFADGAGEIGFVSSISAPFCGDCHRARVSADGRLYTCLFAAEGSDLRPPLAQGEDAFAAHLAELWSRRGDRYSELRAADAPRPRRHVEMFLIGG; encoded by the coding sequence CTGCCGCTCGACCGGCTCGGGCGGCCGCTGCGCGACTTGCGCCTGTCGGTCATCGACGCCTGCAATTTCCGCTGCCCGTATTGCATGCCGGCCGAACGGGTCGGCGACGACTACGGCCTGGACGCGGCCGGGCGGCTGAGTTTCGACCAGATCGAAACCCTGGTGCGCGGCTTCGTCCGCGTCGGCGTGCGCAAGCTGCGCCTGACCGGCGGCGAGCCCTTGCTGCGCAAGCGCCTGCCCGAGCTGATCGCGCGCCTGGCGGCGATTCCCGGCCTGGACGATCTGGCCCTGACCACCAACGGCTCGTTGCTGGCGCGGCACGCGCGGGCGTTGCGCGAAGCCGGCCTGCGCCGTCTCACCGTCAGCCTGGACGCGCTCGATCCGGATTTGTTCCGGCGCCTGTCCGGCGGCCGCGGCGAGGTCGCCGACGTGCTCGCCGGCCTCGACGCCGCGCACGCCGCTGGGTTCGGGGCGATCAAGCTCAACTGCGTGGTCCAGCGCGGAGTCAACGAAGACCAGGTGCTGCCCCTGGTGGAACGCTTCCGCGCCGGCGGCGACGTGCTGCGTTTCATCGAATACATGGACGTCGGCAATTGCAACGGCTGGAGCCAGGCCGGGGTGGTGCCGTCGCAAGCGTTGCGCGACCGCATCCATGCGCGCTGGCCGCTGCGCGCGCTCGACGCCAACTATCGCGGCGAGGTCGCCTCGCGCTACGGCTTCGCCGACGGCGCCGGCGAGATCGGTTTCGTGTCTTCGATCAGCGCGCCGTTTTGCGGCGACTGCCACCGCGCCCGGGTGTCCGCCGACGGGCGACTGTACACCTGCCTGTTCGCTGCCGAGGGCAGCGACCTGCGCCCGCCGCTGGCCCAGGGCGAGGACGCCTTCGCCGCCCATCTGGCCGAGCTGTGGTCGCGACGCGGCGACCGCTACAGCGAATTGCGCGCCGCCGATGCGCCGCGCCCTCGCCGGCACGTGGAAATGTTCCTGATCGGCGGTTGA
- a CDS encoding toprim domain-containing protein, translating into MQTDTLNKICERLEQDFGFKKRKQYYQDGKCPECGQKELFTLRDNPNALKCGRENNCGAVIFVRDLYPDLFKNYSARFKQTDTAPHAAADAYLSEARGFDLSRLRGLYTQELHRDPELKITTATVRFPLVNGIWWERFIDHADRFGKQKAKFAPGKDRAGEWWQMEDTAAWPSEIWLTEGVFDAIALEHHGIAARALMSCNSYPDKALARLRAACEVAGKRLPTLVWALHNDNAGRTYTLKWHHRAKADGWKSKAAQIPQSGRNKIDWNDAHLRGAMKPSDRDTYLYEGALLCAVSPSKKARIIYKREERATFHFSHGNRLYWASFNAEAYNKAKDKLEGESTGMTEQELRDKALNDSLCVSEICNCHPQPLYYQSNRLTGESWYYYRITFPPGPYHKTEIKDTFTANQLTSATEFRNRLLHMASGAIWDGTTPQVIRLSKDTLFGLKTVETIPFIGYAREHGCYVFGDVAVKDGAVYKRNDEDFFDIGKLSLKSLNESIGLAINTKREEYRSDWLNMIWACYGVKGIVSLAFWFGSLFAEQIRAKQQSLPFIEMSGEPGTGKSTLIEFLWKLVGRTGHEGMDPAKSTLAGRMRTFTQVANLPVVLIESDRGKEDDLKLKKFDWEEIKPLFNGHIGRSIGVKNSGTDTYEPPFRASIVIEQNAPVSASKPVLERIVHMTFDKSLHSRENKAIAEQLTDIDVSEVSAFALMATQREAEVMKIVNDAARDYSNQLLSLADMKNVRLAHNHAQIMALVDALKLVTPLTDEQHSATHAALIQMALARQVALDVDHKHVQTFWELYDFVGGDSGSPPLNHANSESLIALSLVEFEARVMRAGIRMPCDLSELKDLLRTSRARKFLDHKNVKSRLTGEAKKCWVFQREI; encoded by the coding sequence ATGCAGACAGACACGCTCAACAAGATTTGCGAACGCCTTGAACAAGATTTCGGGTTCAAGAAGCGAAAGCAGTACTACCAAGACGGTAAGTGCCCTGAGTGCGGACAGAAAGAACTGTTCACGCTCCGCGACAATCCGAACGCGCTTAAGTGCGGTCGGGAGAACAATTGCGGTGCCGTGATCTTCGTTCGGGATTTGTACCCGGACCTGTTCAAGAACTATTCGGCCCGCTTTAAGCAGACCGACACCGCGCCGCATGCGGCGGCGGATGCCTATTTGTCAGAGGCGCGCGGGTTCGATCTTTCCCGCTTGCGTGGCCTGTATACGCAAGAGCTGCACCGCGATCCCGAACTCAAGATCACCACGGCCACGGTGCGTTTTCCGCTGGTGAACGGCATTTGGTGGGAGCGCTTCATTGACCACGCCGACCGGTTCGGCAAGCAAAAGGCCAAGTTCGCGCCCGGGAAGGATCGTGCCGGCGAATGGTGGCAGATGGAGGACACCGCCGCGTGGCCGTCCGAAATCTGGCTGACCGAGGGCGTGTTCGACGCAATCGCCCTGGAGCATCACGGCATAGCGGCCCGTGCGCTCATGTCGTGCAACAGCTATCCCGACAAGGCGTTGGCGCGGCTGCGCGCCGCGTGCGAGGTCGCCGGCAAGCGATTGCCAACCCTGGTTTGGGCGCTGCACAACGACAACGCGGGCCGCACGTACACGCTCAAATGGCATCACAGAGCCAAGGCGGATGGATGGAAGTCCAAGGCCGCGCAGATTCCGCAGAGCGGCCGGAACAAGATCGACTGGAACGATGCGCACTTGCGCGGCGCAATGAAGCCCAGCGACCGCGATACCTATCTTTACGAAGGTGCATTGCTGTGCGCGGTGTCGCCTTCCAAGAAAGCGCGAATCATCTACAAGCGCGAGGAACGCGCGACGTTCCATTTTTCGCATGGAAATCGGCTGTATTGGGCCAGCTTCAATGCGGAAGCCTACAACAAGGCCAAAGACAAGCTGGAAGGTGAGAGCACTGGAATGACCGAACAAGAGCTGCGCGACAAAGCGTTGAACGATTCGCTGTGCGTTTCCGAAATCTGCAATTGCCACCCGCAGCCGCTTTACTACCAATCCAATCGCCTGACCGGCGAGAGTTGGTATTACTACCGCATCACGTTTCCGCCCGGCCCGTACCACAAGACCGAAATCAAGGACACGTTCACCGCCAATCAACTGACATCGGCAACCGAATTCCGAAATCGTCTCTTGCACATGGCGTCGGGAGCGATCTGGGATGGCACGACGCCGCAGGTCATCCGGCTGTCGAAAGATACGCTGTTCGGCCTCAAGACCGTTGAGACCATCCCGTTCATTGGCTATGCCCGCGAACACGGCTGCTATGTCTTCGGCGACGTGGCTGTGAAGGACGGCGCCGTCTACAAGCGCAACGACGAAGACTTTTTCGATATCGGAAAGCTGTCGCTCAAGAGCTTGAACGAAAGCATCGGATTAGCGATCAACACCAAGCGCGAGGAGTACCGCAGCGATTGGCTGAACATGATCTGGGCGTGCTACGGGGTCAAAGGCATTGTGTCGTTGGCGTTCTGGTTCGGCTCGCTGTTTGCCGAGCAAATCCGCGCCAAACAACAGAGTTTGCCGTTTATCGAAATGTCCGGCGAGCCCGGCACCGGCAAATCGACCTTGATCGAATTCCTGTGGAAGCTGGTAGGTCGCACCGGGCACGAAGGCATGGACCCGGCCAAGTCCACGTTGGCCGGTCGCATGCGCACCTTTACCCAGGTCGCCAATCTGCCGGTGGTGCTGATCGAATCCGACCGTGGCAAAGAGGACGATCTAAAGCTAAAGAAGTTCGATTGGGAAGAAATCAAGCCGCTGTTCAACGGGCACATTGGCCGCTCGATCGGTGTCAAGAACTCGGGCACCGACACTTACGAGCCGCCGTTCCGCGCGTCGATTGTGATCGAACAGAACGCGCCCGTGTCGGCAAGCAAACCTGTGCTTGAGCGCATCGTGCATATGACGTTCGACAAGTCATTGCACAGTCGTGAGAACAAAGCGATTGCGGAGCAGTTGACCGATATAGATGTGTCCGAGGTCTCCGCGTTCGCATTGATGGCGACGCAGCGTGAAGCCGAAGTAATGAAGATCGTCAACGACGCGGCGCGGGACTACAGCAACCAACTGTTGAGCTTGGCGGACATGAAGAACGTCCGTTTAGCGCATAACCACGCGCAGATTATGGCCTTGGTGGACGCGTTGAAGCTGGTGACGCCGCTGACCGATGAACAGCACAGCGCAACGCACGCGGCCTTGATTCAAATGGCACTGGCACGGCAAGTCGCGCTCGATGTTGATCACAAGCACGTGCAAACGTTCTGGGAGCTTTACGACTTCGTTGGCGGCGACTCGGGTAGTCCGCCCCTCAATCATGCCAACAGCGAAAGTCTGATCGCGCTGAGCCTCGTTGAATTTGAGGCCCGCGTAATGCGCGCCGGCATTCGCATGCCGTGTGACCTGTCGGAATTGAAAGACCTTTTGCGCACGTCGCGTGCGCGCAAATTCCTTGACCACAAGAACGTCAAATCCCGCCTTACCGGCGAGGCGAAAAAGTGCTGGGTGTTCCAGCGCGAAATCTAA
- a CDS encoding helix-turn-helix transcriptional regulator, which translates to MAVAQSRVPAYERLLRRQEVESRVGLKKSAIYQRIAKGVFPVPVPDEDGTNVRWLESEIRAYIAARKRARDAG; encoded by the coding sequence ATGGCGGTAGCACAGAGCCGAGTGCCGGCATACGAACGCCTGTTGCGGCGCCAGGAGGTAGAGAGCCGCGTCGGGCTCAAGAAATCGGCGATCTACCAGCGCATCGCAAAAGGGGTGTTCCCCGTCCCGGTTCCAGACGAAGACGGCACGAATGTCCGTTGGCTGGAGTCGGAAATTCGGGCCTACATCGCGGCCCGAAAGCGCGCCCGGGATGCTGGGTAA
- a CDS encoding helix-turn-helix domain-containing protein translates to MHNDISTIGARIAEERQRQSASQKETAALGHVSLRTQAAYEMGESMPNLAYMKQLAAAGFDVTYIITGERVASTIADDEAELLARYRGSSLELRKAALAVLGIAAQAPATGSTFNASSGNIKIGQVSHGPITGSQTINVGGGGRKKKGKTD, encoded by the coding sequence ATGCACAATGACATAAGCACAATCGGCGCACGGATTGCGGAAGAAAGGCAGCGGCAAAGCGCCAGTCAAAAAGAGACTGCCGCGCTGGGCCACGTGAGCCTGCGCACTCAGGCGGCATACGAGATGGGCGAGTCGATGCCCAATCTTGCGTACATGAAGCAATTGGCAGCGGCGGGCTTTGATGTCACCTACATCATCACGGGCGAGCGCGTCGCTTCCACCATTGCCGATGACGAAGCGGAATTGTTGGCGCGGTATCGCGGTTCTTCGCTTGAACTACGTAAAGCCGCATTGGCGGTACTCGGCATTGCGGCTCAAGCGCCCGCGACTGGATCGACCTTCAATGCATCCAGCGGAAACATCAAAATCGGGCAGGTCAGCCATGGCCCAATAACCGGATCGCAAACGATCAACGTGGGCGGCGGTGGACGCAAAAAAAAGGGGAAGACCGACTGA
- a CDS encoding ogr/Delta-like zinc finger family protein codes for MSRILTMLCGHCRCVGNVRSSKEMTPLFREVTLRCTNDMCGHVWVADLIAVRTVSPSACPDPEIALPFARSVMIRNLGLQLELAFRDAANDPG; via the coding sequence GTGAGCCGCATCCTGACCATGCTGTGCGGACACTGCCGCTGTGTCGGCAATGTTCGGTCGAGTAAGGAAATGACGCCGCTGTTTCGTGAGGTCACTTTGCGCTGCACCAACGATATGTGCGGGCATGTGTGGGTGGCCGATCTGATCGCGGTTCGCACCGTTTCCCCCTCTGCCTGTCCCGATCCTGAAATCGCTTTGCCGTTTGCGCGAAGCGTGATGATCCGAAACCTAGGGTTGCAATTGGAACTGGCGTTCCGCGACGCCGCCAACGATCCCGGATAG
- a CDS encoding MoaD/ThiS family protein, whose amino-acid sequence MSRLTVLYFASLRDAAGVASEAVEADGPDLRALYETLRRRHGFALPVERLRVAVDGDFADWNEAPRAGSEVAFIPPVSGG is encoded by the coding sequence ATGAGCCGGCTGACCGTGCTGTATTTCGCCAGCCTGCGCGACGCCGCCGGGGTCGCCAGCGAGGCGGTCGAAGCCGACGGCCCCGACCTGCGCGCCTTGTACGAAACCCTGCGCCGGCGCCACGGCTTCGCCTTGCCGGTCGAACGGCTGCGGGTCGCCGTGGACGGCGATTTCGCGGATTGGAACGAGGCGCCGCGCGCGGGCAGCGAAGTGGCCTTCATTCCGCCGGTCTCGGGAGGCTGA
- a CDS encoding phage tail protein: MLMALDTFVFSLPTLAYDQLQRSTSWRHVAADRLGARPSRQFVGPGDDTIRLSGLIAPELTGTPASLDVLRAMADDGKAYALVEGTGVVYGAFVVGDINETRTQFFADGAAWRIEFDMTLARVDDSTDAERRA; this comes from the coding sequence ATGCTGATGGCCCTGGATACCTTCGTGTTCTCCCTTCCGACGCTGGCCTATGACCAGCTACAGCGCAGCACTTCATGGCGCCATGTGGCCGCCGACCGCCTGGGCGCGCGACCGTCGCGCCAGTTCGTCGGCCCCGGCGATGACACGATTCGACTATCAGGCTTGATCGCGCCCGAACTGACCGGCACGCCGGCTTCGCTCGACGTGTTGCGCGCAATGGCGGACGACGGCAAGGCGTATGCGCTGGTGGAAGGAACCGGCGTGGTCTACGGCGCCTTCGTCGTTGGCGACATCAACGAGACGCGAACGCAGTTTTTCGCGGATGGCGCCGCGTGGCGCATCGAGTTCGATATGACCCTGGCCCGCGTTGACGATTCCACCGACGCGGAGCGGCGCGCATGA
- a CDS encoding phytanoyl-CoA dioxygenase family protein, with translation MGALGFVHWPGAVSAARVAQAGAQADAAAQAMDEDDAGTRDLLAHPGCAALVAPLRRRLAGVGALDRDAVAVQCTLFRKSGARNWKVGWHQDLCVPVAGRVECAQLSGWSRKQGVDFVQPPAELLERLTIVRLHLDPCESDDGPLRVVPASHRHGRLGMAQARALRARSGEVECSAQPGDLLIMRPLLLHASSKAARPQGRRRVLHFLFGPREPGYGLRWSMTI, from the coding sequence TTGGGCGCGCTCGGATTCGTGCACTGGCCGGGTGCGGTGTCGGCCGCCCGCGTGGCGCAGGCGGGCGCGCAGGCCGATGCCGCTGCGCAGGCGATGGACGAAGACGACGCCGGCACGCGCGATCTGCTCGCCCATCCGGGGTGTGCGGCGCTGGTGGCGCCGCTGCGGCGGAGGCTGGCCGGGGTCGGCGCGCTGGATCGCGATGCCGTCGCGGTGCAATGCACTCTGTTCCGCAAGAGCGGCGCGCGCAATTGGAAGGTCGGCTGGCATCAGGATCTGTGCGTGCCGGTCGCCGGCCGGGTGGAGTGCGCGCAGTTGAGCGGCTGGTCGCGCAAGCAGGGCGTCGATTTCGTCCAGCCTCCTGCGGAGTTGCTGGAGCGCCTGACGATCGTGCGCCTGCATCTGGACCCGTGCGAAAGCGACGACGGCCCGTTGCGCGTGGTGCCGGCCTCGCATCGTCACGGCCGCTTGGGCATGGCGCAGGCCCGGGCATTGCGCGCCCGTTCCGGCGAGGTCGAGTGCAGCGCGCAGCCCGGCGATCTGCTTATCATGCGTCCGTTGTTGCTGCACGCCTCGTCCAAGGCGGCCCGGCCGCAAGGGCGGCGGCGCGTGCTGCATTTTCTGTTCGGACCGCGCGAGCCGGGGTACGGACTTCGCTGGAGTATGACGATTTGA
- a CDS encoding MBL fold metallo-hydrolase: MSWRLRLHGVGNASAVELGSAMATLERDGEPWLTVDCGGEGLTAYLAHYGRMPEALFVTHTHLDHVAGFERLFVAHYFDPQRRGKVRLYVPAPVVPLLHQRVADYPNVLAEGGVNFWDAFQLVPVSGHFWHDGQRLEVFATRHHWPDSAFGLRLRGSAIWTGDTRPIPEVLAKYADAGELIAHDCALHGNPSHSGIEDLEREYPRELLNRCVLYHYGSREEGDALAARGYRVGRPGEVIDLAEPLETQVPS, encoded by the coding sequence ATGAGTTGGCGGTTGCGTCTGCACGGCGTCGGCAATGCGTCGGCGGTGGAATTGGGGTCGGCGATGGCGACGCTGGAGCGCGACGGCGAGCCGTGGCTGACCGTCGACTGCGGCGGCGAGGGGCTGACCGCCTATCTGGCCCACTACGGCCGGATGCCCGAGGCGCTGTTCGTCACCCACACCCACCTCGATCACGTCGCCGGCTTCGAGCGCCTGTTCGTCGCCCATTACTTCGACCCGCAGCGGCGTGGCAAGGTGCGCCTGTACGTGCCGGCGCCGGTGGTGCCGCTGCTGCACCAGCGCGTGGCCGACTATCCCAACGTGCTGGCCGAGGGCGGGGTGAACTTCTGGGACGCGTTCCAACTGGTCCCGGTCAGCGGCCATTTCTGGCACGACGGCCAGCGCCTGGAAGTGTTCGCCACCCGCCATCACTGGCCCGACAGCGCCTTCGGCCTGCGCCTGCGCGGCAGTGCGATCTGGACCGGCGATACCCGGCCGATCCCCGAGGTGCTGGCCAAGTACGCCGATGCCGGCGAGCTGATCGCCCACGACTGCGCCCTGCACGGCAATCCCTCGCACAGCGGCATCGAGGACCTGGAGCGCGAGTACCCGCGCGAATTGCTGAACCGCTGCGTCCTGTACCACTACGGCAGCCGCGAAGAAGGCGACGCGCTGGCCGCGCGGGGGTATCGTGTGGGGAGGCCGGGCGAGGTGATCGATCTGGCCGAGCCCCTTGAGACCCAGGTGCCGTCCTAG
- a CDS encoding contractile injection system protein, VgrG/Pvc8 family, whose protein sequence is MAHAIPAWRVTLDGKDLTDRIRPHLLDLTLTEARDGEADQLDLSVLDRGDAMALPRRGVALSVALGWRGGGLVDKGTFTVDEVEHSGPPSVIAIRARSADLTKPLRIRRERSWHGATLGTVLREIAGEHGLQARIAPALAGVAVAHLDQTESDVALLARLGKRYDAVATVKAGCLLFAPVGSGRTTNGVAIPEAAVRRQDCERHRFAYADRDRYSGVRAYWSDREGANRKSVLVGESGNAKRLGETFPNETQAREHAQAEWARVQRGAATFGVTLAMGRPELYPEQRVRVRGFKPEIDGMPWLIAKATHTMNPGEGLKTSLELEAGTE, encoded by the coding sequence ATCGCGCACGCGATCCCGGCATGGCGCGTGACGCTGGACGGCAAGGATTTGACGGACCGCATCCGCCCGCATTTGCTCGACCTGACGTTGACCGAGGCCCGCGACGGCGAGGCCGACCAGCTCGATTTGAGCGTGCTGGATCGCGGCGATGCGATGGCGCTGCCGCGCCGGGGCGTGGCGCTGTCGGTCGCGCTGGGCTGGCGCGGTGGCGGGTTGGTGGACAAGGGCACGTTTACCGTTGACGAAGTGGAGCATTCGGGGCCGCCCAGCGTCATCGCGATCCGCGCCCGCAGCGCTGACCTGACCAAGCCCCTGCGCATTCGTCGTGAACGATCCTGGCACGGCGCGACGCTAGGCACGGTGTTGCGCGAGATTGCTGGCGAACACGGCTTGCAGGCGCGTATCGCACCTGCGCTTGCCGGCGTCGCCGTCGCGCACCTGGACCAGACCGAAAGCGACGTGGCGTTGTTGGCGCGGCTCGGGAAGCGATACGACGCCGTAGCAACCGTGAAGGCGGGATGCCTGCTGTTCGCTCCGGTGGGTAGCGGGCGCACCACCAACGGCGTCGCGATTCCAGAGGCCGCCGTGCGTCGGCAGGACTGCGAACGCCATCGTTTCGCCTACGCCGACCGCGACCGTTACAGCGGCGTGCGCGCGTATTGGTCCGACCGCGAAGGGGCGAACCGCAAATCCGTCCTGGTCGGCGAAAGCGGTAATGCGAAGCGCTTGGGCGAGACGTTCCCAAACGAGACCCAGGCCCGCGAACACGCCCAAGCGGAATGGGCGCGCGTGCAGCGTGGCGCGGCGACGTTCGGCGTCACCCTGGCGATGGGTCGGCCCGAGTTGTACCCCGAGCAGCGCGTGCGCGTGCGCGGGTTCAAACCGGAAATCGACGGCATGCCGTGGCTGATCGCTAAGGCAACGCACACCATGAATCCGGGCGAAGGTTTGAAGACCAGCCTTGAACTAGAAGCGGGCACGGAATGA
- a CDS encoding 3-deoxy-D-manno-octulosonic acid kinase — MTGYDAAEGLTPYRDDSGYGAILFDRERVQQAQPEWFSPAHWGAKARPVDSGGRGGAWFVDAPFGQVVLRRYLRGGLVARFNRDRYWWRGAHRTRSFAEFRLTREVARKGLPVPMPVAAWYRRDGLHYYAAILIERLGDVRSLADRAAVAGDGAPWEEAGRLIARCHRAGLDHADLNATNLLFDSGGRGWVIDLDRGAIRIPATAWRERNLARLLRSLLKLRGARTPAEVERDFARLRTAYDRAWERGY; from the coding sequence ATGACGGGTTATGACGCCGCCGAGGGACTGACGCCGTACCGCGACGACAGCGGTTACGGTGCGATTCTGTTCGACCGCGAGCGGGTGCAGCAAGCGCAGCCGGAGTGGTTCTCGCCCGCGCATTGGGGCGCCAAGGCGCGGCCGGTCGACAGCGGCGGCCGCGGCGGGGCCTGGTTCGTGGATGCGCCGTTCGGTCAGGTGGTGCTGCGGCGCTACCTGCGCGGCGGCCTGGTCGCGCGTTTCAACCGCGATCGCTATTGGTGGCGCGGTGCGCACCGAACCCGCAGTTTCGCCGAGTTCCGCCTGACCCGCGAGGTCGCGCGCAAGGGTCTGCCGGTGCCGATGCCGGTCGCCGCCTGGTACCGGCGCGACGGGCTGCACTATTACGCGGCGATCCTGATCGAGCGCCTGGGCGACGTGCGTTCGCTGGCCGACCGCGCCGCGGTGGCCGGCGACGGCGCGCCCTGGGAAGAGGCCGGCCGATTGATCGCGCGCTGCCATCGCGCCGGGCTCGACCACGCCGACCTCAACGCCACCAACCTGCTGTTCGACAGCGGCGGCCGCGGCTGGGTCATCGATCTGGACCGCGGCGCGATCCGCATCCCGGCCACGGCCTGGCGCGAGCGCAATCTGGCCCGGCTGCTGCGCTCGCTGCTCAAGCTGCGCGGCGCGCGCACGCCGGCCGAGGTCGAACGCGATTTCGCCCGACTGCGCACGGCCTATGACCGCGCCTGGGAACGTGGTTACTGA
- a CDS encoding helix-turn-helix domain-containing protein, whose product MSNQSRIRTKKQAKADLRRRGVSVAQFARAHGLAVGTVYHVLSGVSPALRGEAHKAAVLLGIKNGVIEQGGE is encoded by the coding sequence ATGTCAAATCAGTCACGCATTCGCACCAAGAAACAGGCCAAAGCGGACCTGCGCCGTCGCGGCGTCAGCGTTGCTCAGTTCGCTAGGGCGCACGGTCTCGCGGTCGGCACGGTCTATCACGTACTGAGCGGCGTTAGCCCCGCCCTGCGCGGCGAGGCCCATAAGGCGGCGGTGCTGCTGGGCATCAAAAACGGAGTGATCGAGCAGGGGGGCGAGTGA
- a CDS encoding DUF6165 family protein produces MSEILVPVSFGELLDKIAILQIKSERMTDEAKLVNVRNELTALEKTWMAHPAAGHDIVRLRADLKAVNERLWVIEDDIRIKEKRQEFDAEFIRLARSVYVENDERARVKKQINLALGSTYVEEKSYQDYGTGPIG; encoded by the coding sequence ATGTCCGAAATCCTGGTCCCGGTGTCCTTTGGCGAACTGCTCGACAAGATCGCGATCCTGCAGATCAAGTCCGAGCGCATGACCGACGAGGCCAAGCTGGTCAACGTGCGCAACGAGCTGACCGCGCTGGAGAAGACCTGGATGGCGCACCCGGCCGCCGGCCACGACATCGTCCGCCTGCGCGCCGACCTCAAGGCGGTCAACGAGCGCCTGTGGGTAATCGAGGACGACATCCGGATCAAGGAAAAGCGCCAGGAATTCGACGCCGAGTTCATCCGCCTGGCGCGTTCGGTCTATGTCGAGAACGACGAGCGCGCGCGGGTCAAGAAGCAGATCAACCTGGCCCTGGGCTCGACCTACGTCGAAGAGAAGTCCTACCAGGACTACGGCACCGGCCCGATCGGCTGA